A stretch of the Actinoalloteichus fjordicus genome encodes the following:
- a CDS encoding cellulase family glycosylhydrolase, which produces MRMSGLGRMNRTPVLASVAVLMLIIGAGVIIDPTGLIALHTPPQGGPLAVGGLRDVAPFLLLLPVLLLGTAASTSIVLRDAGPRAPWWWIFLLVWGATVLAAMIGRTAADLLAVAPLLASPAGMGALSFAETLGHLAWASGFTGVTALLCCWPSALTAALLHRRRKNGRTADTENPVVRRADRRMVIVYGLALVGFTGLVGPWLGGHWWAGSSLGFTYDHGLRLLAPSRAAGVVGYLVGLTILTAASVAVFAVLVRHIGARRRARSAFLAGWIATTLGASVLGLAQLLALLGTPSPADRLGGDRWWISLVLIRQADGLSYGLVVGGVAAGAVVLSAFWRPISGRPTSAGRLIALRRVRGLPTLASLAFVLILAAPLALSPTEPSRIGRDDLLLAEPGLPQGTGLPRLTVHPGEPAVLGTADGRAVLLRGVNVSDLLAGAAGVGEGSLAALAARGAGVIRVGVSWHRLEPEPGHVDEAYLAEIRALVDQAARHEVYTVLALHADLIRPATPCPGEPDREPTGPGVSSADVGPCASPDPAGARLVDPTDFAYDDDGSQTRLVNLWGRLAGEFATNSAVAGFHLLDDPRIGDGPPLTSGLLLGRFYDRAVRAVRTAEESVAGGFPHPVFVEPSAGWAAVGVDVPPPPGFTDDPRLVFAPPSRAAAGPGRSAEAGALRLGRGLALAERLVADHGAALWISEWGAAADAAGDGDLLRGQAVVADRHRLGGAFWRAAPDCGQQSGPVPPRSATAGAAGCDSGGAETDTEVAEVLGRSYPRAAPGRLHRLVSDPARRTMELAGSNQQTASSCVLDVWVPGRAEPVVQADGVRDVLIRAVAGGWRITGCATGDYRLAVR; this is translated from the coding sequence ATGCGCATGTCGGGACTCGGCCGGATGAACCGCACTCCGGTCCTCGCGTCGGTCGCGGTCCTCATGCTGATCATCGGCGCGGGCGTGATCATCGACCCGACCGGACTGATCGCGCTGCACACTCCGCCGCAGGGCGGTCCGCTCGCCGTCGGCGGGCTGCGCGACGTCGCCCCGTTCCTGCTCCTGCTACCCGTGCTCCTGCTGGGCACGGCGGCGTCGACCTCGATCGTCTTACGCGACGCCGGACCCCGCGCGCCGTGGTGGTGGATCTTCCTGCTCGTCTGGGGCGCCACGGTGCTCGCCGCGATGATCGGCAGGACCGCCGCCGATCTGCTCGCCGTCGCACCGCTGCTCGCCTCACCGGCAGGCATGGGTGCGTTGTCCTTCGCCGAGACGCTCGGGCACCTCGCCTGGGCGAGCGGATTCACCGGGGTCACGGCCCTGCTGTGCTGCTGGCCTTCGGCGTTGACCGCAGCCCTGCTCCATCGCAGGCGGAAGAACGGCCGAACGGCGGACACCGAGAACCCGGTGGTCCGGCGGGCCGACCGGCGGATGGTGATCGTCTACGGACTCGCTCTCGTCGGCTTCACCGGCCTGGTCGGCCCGTGGCTGGGCGGCCACTGGTGGGCGGGTTCCTCCCTCGGATTCACCTATGACCACGGCCTGCGGCTCCTTGCGCCGAGCCGGGCAGCGGGCGTCGTGGGCTATCTCGTCGGGCTGACGATCCTCACCGCCGCCTCGGTCGCGGTGTTCGCGGTGCTCGTCCGGCACATCGGTGCGAGGCGGCGTGCGAGGTCGGCATTCCTGGCCGGCTGGATCGCCACGACGCTTGGGGCCTCGGTGCTCGGGCTGGCTCAGCTTCTGGCGTTGCTCGGCACGCCGAGTCCGGCGGACCGCCTCGGCGGTGATCGGTGGTGGATCTCGCTGGTGCTGATCCGGCAGGCCGACGGCCTCTCCTACGGGCTCGTCGTCGGCGGGGTGGCCGCAGGTGCGGTGGTGCTCAGCGCCTTCTGGCGGCCGATCTCGGGCAGGCCGACCTCGGCGGGCAGGCTGATCGCCCTGCGACGCGTCCGAGGCCTGCCCACCCTGGCATCGCTGGCCTTCGTCCTGATCCTCGCCGCGCCGCTGGCACTGAGTCCGACCGAGCCGAGTCGGATCGGCCGAGACGACCTGCTGCTGGCCGAGCCGGGACTGCCGCAGGGCACCGGCCTGCCCCGGCTCACCGTCCACCCCGGCGAGCCCGCCGTGCTCGGCACCGCCGACGGCAGGGCGGTGCTTCTGCGCGGTGTCAACGTCTCGGATCTGCTCGCAGGCGCGGCAGGTGTCGGCGAGGGCAGCCTGGCGGCGCTGGCGGCCCGGGGCGCAGGCGTCATCCGCGTCGGGGTCTCCTGGCATCGCCTGGAGCCGGAGCCGGGGCACGTCGACGAGGCGTATCTCGCCGAGATCCGCGCGCTGGTGGATCAGGCCGCGCGGCATGAGGTCTACACAGTCCTCGCGCTGCACGCCGACCTGATTCGGCCTGCCACGCCCTGCCCCGGCGAGCCCGATCGCGAACCCACGGGTCCCGGCGTGTCCTCGGCGGACGTCGGGCCCTGCGCATCCCCCGATCCCGCAGGCGCCCGGCTCGTCGACCCGACCGACTTCGCCTACGACGACGACGGCAGCCAGACGCGACTGGTGAACCTGTGGGGCCGCCTCGCAGGCGAGTTCGCGACGAACTCGGCGGTGGCGGGATTCCACCTGCTCGACGATCCCCGGATCGGCGACGGACCCCCACTGACCTCGGGTCTCCTGCTCGGCCGCTTCTACGACCGCGCGGTGCGGGCGGTGCGGACGGCGGAGGAGTCGGTGGCGGGCGGCTTCCCGCACCCGGTGTTCGTCGAGCCGAGCGCCGGCTGGGCCGCCGTCGGGGTCGACGTCCCGCCGCCGCCCGGTTTCACCGACGATCCTCGGCTGGTGTTCGCTCCGCCGTCACGGGCGGCGGCCGGGCCGGGCCGCAGCGCTGAGGCCGGGGCTCTCCGGCTCGGACGAGGACTGGCCTTGGCCGAACGGCTGGTCGCCGACCACGGCGCCGCACTCTGGATCAGCGAGTGGGGCGCGGCGGCGGATGCGGCGGGGGACGGGGACCTCCTGCGTGGTCAGGCCGTCGTCGCGGATCGGCATCGACTCGGCGGCGCCTTCTGGCGGGCCGCCCCCGACTGCGGGCAGCAGTCGGGACCCGTGCCGCCGAGGAGCGCGACCGCTGGCGCGGCAGGCTGCGACTCCGGCGGCGCCGAGACCGACACCGAGGTCGCGGAGGTACTGGGCAGAAGCTATCCGCGGGCGGCGCCGGGCAGGCTGCATCGGCTGGTCTCCGATCCGGCCCGACGCACGATGGAGTTGGCGGGCAGCAATCAGCAGACGGCGTCGAGCTGCGTCCTCGACGTCTGGGTGCCGGGTCGCGCCGAGCCGGTCGTGCAGGCCGACGGCGTGCGGGACGTGCTGATACGGGCGGTCGCAGGCGGCTGGCGGATCACCGGCTGTGCCACCGGGGACTACCGCCTCGCGGTGCGATGA
- a CDS encoding CHAD domain-containing protein — MSTAARPAASPTTRLGKKSPAGDVVLDYLRRQEAALLENEQAFHRGEPDAVHRMRVATRRMRSAFQSFGAVVDRAETRKLTDELKWLAGVLGQSRDAEVVTARLRTRLEDTAPELLLGEIDRQLTRRTARRQATADETVTAVLAGSRYRALTESARLLLERPPLTPAAEQWAAEVLPALVARSWRKLDRAARTALATPVEPSESAGAAAAGSSGAPSTVPVSNGARAAALHEVRKLAKRTRYAAEVARPAARRKARRLGKALHRLQHTLGAHQDTVLSRAMLRDLGAQAQTQGRNGFTFGLWYGRDQEIARRIEEDFPGHWQHAARPRLRRWTS; from the coding sequence ATGAGCACCGCAGCACGGCCCGCCGCGTCACCGACCACCCGGCTGGGCAAGAAATCGCCCGCCGGCGACGTCGTCCTCGATTACCTGCGCAGACAGGAGGCCGCGTTGCTCGAGAACGAACAGGCCTTCCACCGGGGCGAGCCGGACGCCGTGCACCGGATGCGAGTCGCGACCCGACGGATGCGCAGCGCATTCCAGTCCTTCGGCGCGGTCGTCGATCGCGCCGAGACCAGGAAGCTGACCGACGAGCTGAAGTGGCTGGCCGGTGTCCTGGGGCAGTCGCGCGACGCCGAGGTGGTGACCGCGAGGCTGCGCACCCGGCTCGAAGACACCGCCCCGGAGCTGCTGTTGGGCGAGATCGACCGACAGCTCACCCGGCGGACGGCCCGCAGACAGGCCACGGCGGACGAGACGGTGACGGCGGTGCTGGCAGGCTCGCGGTACCGGGCGCTGACCGAGTCGGCGCGGCTGCTGCTCGAACGGCCGCCGCTCACCCCGGCCGCCGAGCAGTGGGCGGCCGAGGTGCTGCCCGCGCTGGTGGCCCGCAGCTGGCGCAAGCTCGACCGCGCCGCGCGCACGGCACTCGCGACGCCGGTCGAGCCGTCGGAATCGGCCGGGGCGGCCGCCGCCGGTTCGAGCGGTGCTCCCTCGACGGTGCCCGTGTCGAACGGCGCGCGGGCTGCGGCGCTGCACGAGGTCCGCAAGCTCGCCAAGCGCACGCGCTACGCGGCCGAGGTGGCCCGCCCCGCCGCAAGGCGGAAGGCCCGCAGACTGGGCAAGGCCCTGCACCGACTCCAGCACACACTGGGCGCCCACCAGGACACCGTGCTCAGCCGCGCGATGCTGCGGGATCTGGGAGCACAGGCACAGACGCAGGGACGGAACGGATTCACCTTCGGCCTCTGGTACGGCCGGGACCAGGAGATCGCCCGGCGCATCGAGGAGGACTTCCCCGGGCACTGGCAGCACGCCGCGCGCCCCCGGCTGCGGCGGTGGACGAGCTGA
- the tatA gene encoding Sec-independent protein translocase subunit TatA, producing MFGLGATELLIIAGVLVLLFGATKLPQMARSLGQSARILKAETKGFRNDGTAETPAVENAPVQQVQAAQPVPAAQPLQAAQPVQDDKR from the coding sequence ATGTTCGGTCTGGGCGCAACCGAGTTGTTGATCATCGCCGGAGTACTGGTGCTGCTGTTCGGCGCGACGAAGCTGCCGCAGATGGCACGGTCGCTCGGCCAGTCGGCCCGAATCCTCAAGGCCGAGACGAAGGGATTCCGCAACGACGGCACGGCCGAGACGCCCGCCGTCGAGAATGCCCCCGTGCAGCAGGTGCAGGCGGCCCAGCCCGTCCCGGCGGCCCAGCCCCTCCAGGCGGCTCAGCCCGTCCAGGACGACAAGCGCTGA
- the tatC gene encoding twin-arginine translocase subunit TatC, whose translation MPLIEHLYELRYRLALAFAAVLVGAIIGFIWFDFGPGPIPTLSSLITGPYCSLPTDMRFEANDGTCQLMQTTAFEVVGLRFQLAFASGAVLSSPVWLYQIWAFITPGLYAKERKFAGIFVACASVLFITGAVLAYLVAPEGLYFMASFGAGNFFTALTGGAYVGFILLLLMIFGISFELPLLVVMLNRAGVLPYAKLKKWWRGIVFGLFVFAAFATPGQDPLSMVVLASALVLLFGIASQLARVHDKRKARKLAAAGLAELDPDTPSEVDLRPSETPPSQNRYDDST comes from the coding sequence ATGCCGCTCATCGAGCACCTCTACGAGCTGCGATATCGGCTGGCGCTGGCCTTCGCCGCAGTGCTGGTGGGCGCGATCATCGGCTTCATCTGGTTCGACTTCGGGCCGGGGCCGATCCCGACGCTGTCCTCGCTGATCACCGGGCCGTACTGCTCGCTGCCGACGGACATGCGGTTCGAGGCCAACGACGGCACCTGTCAGCTGATGCAGACCACGGCCTTCGAGGTCGTCGGGCTGCGTTTCCAACTCGCGTTCGCCTCCGGTGCCGTGCTGTCCTCGCCGGTCTGGCTCTACCAGATCTGGGCGTTCATCACGCCGGGCCTCTATGCCAAGGAACGCAAGTTCGCGGGCATCTTCGTCGCCTGCGCGAGCGTCCTGTTCATCACCGGCGCGGTCCTGGCCTACCTGGTCGCGCCGGAAGGCCTGTACTTCATGGCCAGCTTCGGCGCCGGGAACTTCTTCACCGCCCTCACCGGCGGCGCCTACGTCGGCTTCATCCTGCTGCTGCTGATGATCTTCGGTATCAGCTTCGAGCTGCCGCTGCTGGTCGTCATGCTCAACCGGGCGGGCGTGCTGCCCTACGCCAAGCTCAAGAAGTGGTGGCGGGGCATCGTCTTCGGCCTGTTCGTCTTCGCGGCCTTCGCGACGCCGGGCCAGGACCCGCTGTCGATGGTGGTCCTGGCCTCCGCGCTGGTGCTGCTGTTCGGCATCGCCAGCCAGCTCGCCCGCGTGCACGACAAACGCAAGGCACGCAAGCTGGCTGCGGCGGGCCTCGCCGAACTGGACCCGGACACTCCCTCCGAGGTGGATCTGCGACCCAGCGAGACGCCGCCGAGCCAGAACCGCTACGACGACTCGACCTGA
- a CDS encoding PhzF family phenazine biosynthesis isomerase, translating into MTRDIQRYVAFSRQPDGGNPAGVLLDADGLDEQDMLRIAAEIGYSETAFLTRRGDRRHLIRYFSPLAEVAFCGHATIASAVALGESIGPGPLVFDTQAGEIPVEVRSESDGGLLATLTSVPTFAEPLEPEPVTRALDLLGWAASDLDPDFPPTAAFGGNRHLMLAAGSRQRLADLDYDFDGLAELMHEHGWTTVNLFWAESPTRFHARNPFPIGGVVEDPATGAAAAAFGGLLHALGRVREPLQVRIRQGEDMGRPSELLLDLEPGDRRVRISGTATSIG; encoded by the coding sequence ATGACGAGAGACATCCAGCGCTACGTCGCATTCAGTCGGCAGCCCGACGGCGGGAACCCGGCCGGGGTGCTCCTCGACGCCGACGGACTCGACGAGCAGGACATGCTGCGCATCGCCGCCGAGATCGGCTACTCGGAGACGGCGTTCCTGACCCGCCGGGGCGACCGTCGTCATCTGATCCGCTACTTCAGCCCGCTTGCCGAGGTCGCCTTCTGCGGGCACGCGACGATCGCGTCGGCCGTCGCGCTCGGCGAGTCGATCGGGCCGGGCCCGCTGGTGTTCGACACGCAGGCAGGCGAGATTCCCGTGGAGGTCCGCAGCGAGTCGGACGGCGGCCTCCTGGCCACGCTGACCAGCGTCCCGACCTTCGCGGAGCCGCTCGAACCCGAGCCGGTGACGCGGGCACTGGACCTGCTCGGCTGGGCAGCGTCGGATCTGGACCCCGACTTCCCGCCGACGGCGGCCTTCGGCGGCAACCGACATCTGATGCTCGCCGCCGGGAGCAGGCAGCGGCTCGCCGACCTGGACTACGACTTCGACGGCCTCGCCGAGCTGATGCACGAGCACGGCTGGACCACGGTGAACCTGTTCTGGGCGGAGTCGCCGACCCGCTTCCACGCCCGGAACCCCTTCCCGATCGGGGGCGTCGTGGAGGACCCGGCGACCGGCGCCGCCGCAGCCGCGTTCGGCGGACTGCTGCATGCCCTGGGTCGAGTGCGGGAGCCGCTACAGGTCCGCATCCGCCAGGGCGAGGACATGGGGAGGCCGAGCGAGCTGCTCCTCGACCTCGAACCGGGCGACCGGCGGGTGCGGATCTCCGGCACGGCGACGTCGATCGGCTGA
- a CDS encoding Glu/Leu/Phe/Val dehydrogenase dimerization domain-containing protein, whose amino-acid sequence MALIDDDPLVRVTWTDRDTGVRGYLVVHTLVSGLATGGTRMRAGCTLSEVEDLARGMAIKAAVFDLPVGGAKGGIDCDPKDPRAKGVLRRFVQAMRPWLDDHWVTAEDLGVPQHLIDEVFGEVGLDQSYHAAIRRSANPELTLRRVRAGLNSPVPGGYLLGDVVGGYGVAQSCLGVAAARGWHNSDTTVAVQGVGTMGGGAAWYLHEAGMRVVMVADAVGALLDPAGLDVPALLDARDRFGEIDRTKVPESVTRLPREAVLSAEVDLLVPAAVSYAITEETADAVAAGVVVEAANVATTPAAEHRLTERGIPVMPDFVANAGAAAWAWWLLLGRVDADAALSFSVLRQEMLARIAPLVADWDHGRVPPRVTALALADLQVERHRAAEADGLRLVTIP is encoded by the coding sequence GTGGCTCTCATCGACGACGACCCGCTGGTTCGGGTGACATGGACAGACCGCGATACCGGGGTTCGCGGATACCTGGTGGTGCACACGCTGGTGTCCGGCCTGGCCACCGGCGGCACCAGGATGCGCGCGGGCTGCACCCTGTCCGAGGTGGAGGACCTGGCCAGGGGCATGGCGATCAAGGCCGCGGTGTTCGACCTGCCGGTGGGCGGTGCGAAGGGCGGGATCGACTGCGACCCGAAGGACCCCAGGGCCAAGGGCGTGCTGCGCCGTTTCGTCCAGGCCATGCGCCCCTGGCTCGACGACCACTGGGTCACTGCGGAGGACCTCGGCGTCCCGCAGCACCTGATCGACGAGGTGTTCGGCGAGGTCGGGCTGGACCAGTCCTATCACGCCGCGATCCGCCGGTCCGCCAATCCCGAGCTGACCCTGCGCCGGGTCCGGGCGGGACTGAACTCGCCGGTGCCGGGCGGCTATCTGCTCGGCGACGTGGTGGGCGGTTACGGCGTCGCGCAGAGCTGTCTCGGCGTGGCGGCGGCGCGCGGCTGGCACAACTCCGACACGACGGTGGCCGTCCAGGGCGTGGGAACGATGGGCGGCGGTGCCGCCTGGTACCTGCACGAGGCCGGAATGCGGGTCGTGATGGTCGCCGACGCGGTCGGGGCGCTGCTCGACCCGGCCGGGCTGGACGTCCCCGCCCTGCTCGACGCCCGCGACCGCTTCGGCGAGATCGACCGGACCAAGGTGCCCGAGAGCGTGACCCGGCTTCCGAGGGAGGCCGTGTTGAGCGCCGAGGTCGACCTGCTCGTCCCGGCGGCCGTGTCCTACGCCATCACCGAGGAGACGGCCGACGCGGTGGCCGCCGGGGTCGTCGTGGAGGCGGCCAACGTCGCCACCACGCCCGCCGCCGAGCACAGGCTCACCGAGCGGGGCATCCCCGTCATGCCGGACTTCGTGGCGAACGCCGGTGCGGCGGCCTGGGCGTGGTGGCTGCTCCTTGGGCGAGTGGACGCGGACGCCGCGTTGTCGTTCTCGGTGCTGCGACAGGAGATGCTTGCCAGGATCGCCCCGTTGGTGGCCGACTGGGATCACGGCCGGGTGCCGCCGAGGGTCACGGCGCTGGCGCTGGCCGACCTGCAGGTGGAGCGGCACCGGGCTGCCGAGGCCGACGGGCTGCGGCTGGTGACGATCCCGTGA
- a CDS encoding ectoine synthase, which yields MIVRSVAEIEDGDRDVKTPNWRSKRIVLAKEGVGFSVHETTLYPGTVNDFWYANHIEAVFVVEGEGELLDKETGIVHQLAPGTLYLLDGNERHQLRPTTLMRTVCVFNPPVTGAEVHDENGVYPLIVEEVRDPADEPAAAG from the coding sequence GTGATCGTGCGTTCCGTGGCCGAGATCGAGGACGGCGACCGAGACGTCAAGACGCCGAACTGGCGGAGCAAGCGCATCGTGCTGGCCAAGGAGGGCGTGGGCTTCTCGGTCCACGAGACCACGCTGTATCCGGGGACGGTGAACGACTTCTGGTACGCGAACCACATCGAGGCCGTGTTCGTTGTCGAAGGCGAGGGCGAACTGCTCGACAAGGAGACCGGCATCGTCCACCAGTTGGCCCCGGGCACGCTCTATCTGCTGGACGGCAACGAACGCCATCAGCTTCGTCCGACGACGTTGATGCGCACGGTCTGCGTGTTCAACCCGCCGGTGACCGGTGCCGAGGTCCATGACGAGAACGGGGTCTACCCGTTGATCGTCGAGGAGGTTCGCGACCCGGCGGACGAACCGGCCGCGGCGGGCTGA
- a CDS encoding amidohydrolase family protein: protein MVTSTGHLSADTAALHLRARLLPEDRETDLWIDNGAISREPVDDARTVATGGWMLPALMDSHLHIGVAEVGGPLDLDVLERDLQELARTGVGAVRVLGSPQPLPADALARPGGPLVLTAGVPVAAPDRFIPGWGRRVSDEELPAACVAEAGHGWSKIIADWFDDEGGYGPTFSATALTAAVVAVHGRGARVAVHAQSAAAGRDAVDAGADTIEHGMHLPWSVLPDLAARGGALVPTGGVFAALASAMTDDAVPSAMRRWYADGFAAHPGLVRRAREEGVTVLAGTDLPVGALVDEIRWLIEAGLPVADAIGAASWTAREVFDLPRLRAGDRADLIWLEHDPREDVELLRTPTRVILGGREIR from the coding sequence ATGGTGACGAGCACGGGGCATCTCTCTGCGGACACGGCGGCGCTGCATCTGCGCGCCCGCCTGCTCCCGGAAGACCGGGAGACCGATCTGTGGATCGACAACGGGGCGATCAGCCGGGAGCCGGTCGACGACGCTCGGACGGTCGCCACAGGCGGCTGGATGCTCCCCGCGCTCATGGACTCCCACCTCCACATCGGGGTGGCCGAGGTCGGCGGGCCCTTGGACCTCGACGTGCTCGAGCGTGACCTGCAAGAGCTGGCCAGGACGGGCGTCGGCGCCGTCCGGGTGCTGGGGAGCCCGCAGCCGCTTCCCGCCGACGCACTCGCGAGGCCCGGCGGTCCGCTGGTCCTCACGGCCGGGGTGCCGGTCGCCGCACCGGATCGCTTCATACCCGGCTGGGGACGCCGTGTCTCCGACGAGGAACTGCCTGCCGCGTGCGTCGCCGAGGCGGGCCACGGCTGGAGCAAGATCATCGCTGACTGGTTCGACGACGAGGGAGGGTACGGACCGACCTTCTCGGCGACGGCGCTGACGGCAGCCGTCGTCGCCGTCCACGGTCGAGGAGCACGGGTCGCGGTGCATGCCCAGAGCGCCGCAGCCGGCCGCGACGCCGTGGACGCCGGGGCCGACACGATCGAGCACGGAATGCATCTCCCGTGGTCGGTCCTGCCCGATCTGGCGGCACGCGGCGGGGCGCTCGTGCCGACCGGCGGCGTCTTCGCCGCCTTGGCCTCGGCGATGACCGACGACGCCGTCCCCTCGGCGATGCGGCGCTGGTACGCCGATGGCTTCGCCGCACATCCCGGTCTCGTCCGCCGGGCGCGGGAGGAGGGCGTCACCGTGCTCGCGGGCACCGACCTGCCGGTCGGGGCGCTCGTCGACGAGATCCGCTGGCTGATCGAGGCGGGACTGCCGGTGGCGGACGCCATCGGTGCCGCGTCCTGGACCGCGCGCGAGGTGTTCGATCTTCCCCGGCTGCGTGCCGGGGATCGTGCCGACCTCATCTGGCTGGAGCATGATCCCCGCGAGGACGTCGAACTCCTGCGGACCCCGACGAGGGTGATCCTCGGCGGGCGCGAGATTCGCTGA
- a CDS encoding cation diffusion facilitator family transporter, which produces MGHGHGHGVPAVSASGRQMKRLALAFFVLLVFLVVEVVVGLATSSLALLSDAGHMLTDVLGIGMALAAIAASRASARKAAGSSRTFGLYRLEVLAALANAVLLLVVACFILVEAVGRFADPPEVAGGPVMMAAGAGLVANLIAFQLLRSGASESINMRGAYLEVLADTVASIGVLLGGAVTVLFGWALADPIVAIGIALFVVPRTLRLAAQALRILVQQAPEGLDVAELTRRLKDLPGVAEVHDLHVWTLTSGMEVLAAHLIVAEGTAGSDPDAVLTSAQRMLAETYRIEHATLQIESTASAVRCQELTW; this is translated from the coding sequence ATGGGACACGGTCACGGGCACGGAGTGCCGGCAGTCAGCGCATCGGGACGGCAGATGAAACGGCTCGCCCTGGCGTTCTTCGTCCTGCTCGTCTTCCTCGTCGTCGAGGTGGTGGTGGGCCTGGCGACGTCCTCGTTGGCGCTGCTCTCCGACGCGGGCCACATGCTCACCGACGTCCTGGGCATCGGGATGGCGCTGGCCGCGATCGCGGCATCGCGAGCCTCGGCACGCAAGGCCGCAGGCTCCTCCCGCACCTTCGGGCTCTATCGGCTGGAGGTGCTCGCCGCGTTGGCGAACGCCGTCCTGCTGCTGGTCGTCGCCTGTTTCATCCTCGTGGAGGCCGTCGGTCGCTTCGCCGATCCGCCGGAGGTGGCGGGCGGCCCCGTGATGATGGCGGCGGGCGCCGGACTCGTCGCCAACCTGATCGCCTTCCAGCTCCTGCGCTCGGGGGCATCGGAGAGCATCAACATGCGGGGCGCCTACCTCGAGGTCCTCGCGGACACGGTCGCCTCCATCGGCGTCCTCCTCGGCGGCGCGGTGACGGTGCTCTTCGGCTGGGCGCTGGCCGACCCGATCGTGGCCATCGGGATCGCGCTCTTCGTCGTGCCCCGCACGCTGCGGCTGGCCGCCCAGGCGCTGCGCATCCTCGTCCAGCAGGCTCCGGAGGGCCTCGACGTCGCCGAGTTGACGCGGCGGCTGAAGGACCTGCCGGGGGTCGCCGAAGTGCACGACCTGCACGTCTGGACGCTCACCTCCGGGATGGAGGTGCTCGCCGCCCATCTGATCGTGGCGGAGGGCACGGCGGGCTCCGATCCCGACGCCGTGCTGACCTCGGCACAGCGGATGCTGGCCGAGACGTATCGGATCGAGCACGCCACCCTGCAGATCGAGTCCACCGCCAGCGCCGTCCGCTGCCAGGAACTGACCTGGTAG